The following proteins are co-located in the Hevea brasiliensis isolate MT/VB/25A 57/8 chromosome 11, ASM3005281v1, whole genome shotgun sequence genome:
- the LOC131170237 gene encoding uncharacterized protein LOC131170237, with protein sequence MARVKQVTTKPRKFMGDAMKAAAGSEKEREEGTEVENSNDETETVAERARKRKGKGIAGSEPSAKKKKMEKAPASKPFVQQNIFEPRYIKWDSFSDLPYEFEELFTFQSWMEFSELNEYYYPYLIQEFYGSMKEVVKGESFSVRVKKKSQIIDVDFLASVLNLPNDGNKIGTFKDSRKLDGYDEKAFQLSIFPEGTPENEMTNISLVPQNFRILQSFIRYLLNPRSGSHSYANSLDLCIMWHLVNKIRFNLPFLIFKVIAKSSKHRRLPYAMPLTLIFQAMGVDLSKEKKFSNPIPIKEIFKADDGRKRSKKEDKKQEEETEIEIESESESDSETESDIPLSKLKEKSSKIDEGESSKKKEKMKLKMSDFVKISKAHLDMMKEIKEMSGLTLNILEKSHELQKGIMAEHNAKMDMLINRLDRQEWFMKKMAQMLFGESFGKFGDFGSYPQGTAGPSNAKAAGPSGVKISEMEEEEEEHVEAVEKVPAASKIAEVEQVEKNAEKEKSVEEASEAEQESDKEKSIESSSSHTTSNSSSDNGKSEGRNGSRQEKEKEEQSQDPNIVPTASQPVPESTISLPMQYGPRRTKTQARKSVLPIPPKIQVPITEKEPPKKKTQVKLVDPTHLRRSGRILSNKEKS encoded by the coding sequence ATGGCAAGGGTAAAACAAGTGACTACCAAACCTCGAAAATTCATGGGTGATGCCATGAAAGCTGCTGCCGGTTCCGAAAAGGAGAGAGAAGAAGGAACTGAAGTTGAGAACAGTAATGACGAAACAGAGACAGTGGCAGAAcgagcaagaaaaagaaagggaaaggGTATTGCTGGGTCAGAGCCCTCTgcgaaaaagaagaaaatggaaaaggCCCCTGCTTCGAAACCTTTTGTGCAACAAAATATTTTTGAGCCAAGGTACATTAAATGGGATTCATTTTCTGACTTGCCTTAtgaatttgaagaattatttacTTTTCAAAGCTGGATGGAATTTTCTGAGTTGAATGAATATTATTATCCTTATTTGATTCAAGAATTTTATGGaagtatgaaagaagttgttaaaggaGAAAGTTTCAGTGTGAGAGTTAAGAAGAAAAGTCAGATTATTGATGTTGATTTCTTAGCCTCTGTTTTAAACCTACCAAATGATGGAAATAAGATTGGAACCTTCAAAGATTCTAGGAAGCTTGATGGATATGATGAGAAGGCATTTCAATTATCAATTTTTCCGGAGGGTACAcctgaaaatgaaatgaccaaTATCAGTTTAGTGCCTCAAAATTTTAGGATTCTACAATCCTTCATTCGATATTTGCTTAATCCTAGGAGTGGTAGTCACTCATATGCAAATAGCCTTGACTTATGCATTATGTGGCACTTGGTTAACAAAATCAGATTTAATTTGCCATTTTTGATTTTTAAAGTGATTGCTAAGTCTAGTAAGCATAGAAGGTTGCCATATGCTATGCCTTTGACTCTTATATTTCAAGCTATGGGAGTTGATTTGAGTAAAGAAAAGAAGTTTAGCAATCCTATCCCCATTAAGGAGATATTCAAGGCTGATGATGGTAGAAAAAGGAGTAAGAAAGAAGACAAAAAGCAAGAAGAagagactgagattgagattgaaTCTGAATCAGAATCAGATTCTGAAACAGAATCGGACATCCCACTAAGCAAGTTGAAAGAAAAGAGTTCTAAGATAGATGAAGGGGAAAGCtctaagaagaaagagaaaatgaagctgaAAATGTCAGATTTTGTGAAAATCAGTAAAGCACATCTGGACATGATgaaggaaataaaagaaatgagtggACTGACCTtgaatattttagaaaaatctcaTGAGTTGCAGAAGGGAATTATGGCTGAACACAATGCAAAGATGGATATGTTGATTAATAGATTGGATAGACAAGAGTGGTTCATGAAGAAGATGGCTCAAATGTTGTTTGGTGAATCTTTTGGCAAATTTGGAGATTTTGGAAGTTACCCACAGGGTACTGCTGGTCCTAGCAATGCAAAGGCTGCTGGACCAAGTGGAGTAAAAATTtctgaaatggaagaagaagaagaggagcatGTAGAAGCTGTTGAAAAGGTACCAGCAGCAAGTAAGATAGCTGAGGTTGAACAAGTAGAGAAAAATGCTGAGAAGGAAAAATCTGTCGAAGAGGCATCAGAAGCAGAACAAGAATCTGACAAAGAGAAATCAATAGAATCCTCCTCATCTCATACTACAAGCAACAGCAGCAGTGACAATGGAAAAAGTGAAGGCAGAAATGGTTCAAGACAAGAAAAAGAGAAGGAAGAGCAGTCACAAGACCCAAACATTGTTCCTACTGCCTCTCAACCAGTGCCTGAATCAACCATCTCTTTACCCATGCAATACGGACCTAGAAGAACCAAAACACAAGCCAGAAAATCAGTTCTACCCATTCCTCCAAAAATCCAAGTACCCATAACTGAAAAAGAACCCCCAAAGAAGAAGACACAAGTCAAACTTGTTGATCCCACTCACCTTAGGAGAAGTGGCAGAATTCTTAGCAACAAAGAAAAATCTTGA